A stretch of DNA from Rhizobium sullae:
TACCTCATTCGTCCCGTCGTGCATCTGCGTGATGGCTTGAGTGCGCTCGCCAATGGCCGCTTCGATTTCCGCATCGGTGACAAGATGGCCGGCCGGAAGGATGAAGTCACCGCGCTTGCGCATGACTTCGATTCCAGTGCCGCCCGGCTTCAGGAGCTGCAGGATGCGCAGCAGAGGCTGTTCCATGACGTGTCCCATGAGCTGCGTTCGCCCTTGTCCCGTCTGCAGGCCGCTGTCGGCGTCCTCCGGCAGAGCCCGGCGAAACTCGGCGCCATGCTGGACCGCATGGACCGGGAGGTCGAACGGCTGGACGCGCTGGTCGGCGAAGTTCTGACGCTTGCCAGATTGACGGCGGGATCCAGCCGGCCGCTGAAGACGCACACTCTTGATGTCATCGAGCTGCTGAACGAAATCCTCGGCGACGCGGCATTCGAAGCCCAGGCACGGGAGGTCTCGATCACAACCAGTGTCGAGGGCACCTTCCGCGCCGAGGTCGAAGGTGAGCTGATCTACAGGGCGCTCGAAAACGTCGTCCGCAACGCCCTCAAGTATACGGCCGAGCATTCGCGCATATCAGTGGCTTGCGAGGCGACGGCCGACCGCCTCAAAATCTGCGTCACGGATCAGGGACCAGGTGTCAGGCGAGACGAACTGGAACGGATCTTCCAGCCGTTCTCACGTGGGACAGAGGCTGTGCCAAGAGGCGGATACGGCCTGGGTCTGGCAATCACCAGGCAGGCCATCGAGCGCCACGGCGGGCGTGTGCATGCGTCATTGCCTGATACCGGTGGCCTGGCAATCACCCTGGAGCTTCCCAGGAAACCGATGCCCTATGGCTTGGCTGACGACCACGCCTGGCGACCACTCGACGAAGCTTGAGGCGGTGGTGGACGAGGCCGCGCAGCTCGGTGGAATCGAGACGTGCAACCAGACTTTACCTAACTTTACAGTGTCTTTACCGCCATTAACGTTGGCGCCGCTAAGCCTGAACCTACGATCCCGGTTCAGAAAGCTCGCCAGTGACTCCGTCGCTCTGCACAAGAATACCATCCCTCCGCTACGCCACATCGGCACTCACGCTTCTGTTGGCAGGCTGCGTCAGCGGCCCGGATCACGTCCCCCCACAGACGCCGCTTCCTGCTAAATTCAAAGAGGGTGGTGGCAAGAGCCACGGCGATGTCGTGACGGCGCAGTGGTGGACGGCCTATCGTGACGAACAGCTCGACAGCCTGGTGGCTCAGGGCCTCAGCGAGAACCTCGATGTGCTGCAGGCGATCGAGAGCATCAACGCGGCCTCCGCCAATGTCACGGTTGCCGGGGCCGGCGGTCTGCCGAGCCTCTATGTCGACGCATCGCACACTGTGTCGGGTGAGAAGGGTTCTGAGCGTACGACGATCGGCACCACGAATACGACAGGCGGCGAGGCCAGCCTTTCATGGCTGCTCGATCTCTTCGGCCAGTACCGTCGCTCTAGAGAGAGCGCAATCGCCTCGCTTGGGGCCGCCTACGCAACGGCCGATGATGCGAAGCTCTCCTTTCTGAAGGACCTCGTCTCGAGCTATGTCGACGCCCGCTATTATCAGCAGCGCGTCGCGCTTTCGAAGGCGAATTTGAAATCCCGTCAGGAGACCTACGAACTCACGCAGCTGCAGCTCAAGGCAGGTGCGGCCTCTCGTCTTGACGTCGTTCAGGCCGAAGGCCTTGTTCGGTCAACGAAGGCAGATATCCCCGGCCTCGAACAGAGCTTTACCGTTTCGGCCCACCACATCGCCTTGCTCCTCGGGATGCCGGCGGCCTCGCTGATGAATGAGCTGCAGAGGAGTGCGGGCCAGCCGGTCTTCCGCGGCGACATTCGAGCCGGCATTCCGGCCGATCTCATCCGCAACCGTCCCGATATCCGCAAGGCCGAACGCGATCTAGCGGCGGCCGTTGCCGATATCGGCGCTGCCGAAGCCCAGCTCTACCCGTCGATCTCCCTATCCGGGTCGATCTCGCCGAGCTGGGTCAAATCATCCGGTGCCAGCGGTGGAACCCTGACCAGTTGGTCCTTCGGACCGACGCTCAACCTGCCGATCTTCGATGGCGGCAAATTGCGTGCGAATGTCGACATCGAAAAATCCGATGCCAAAACCCAATATCTCGCCTGGAAAGCGGCGGTGCTGAATGGGGTCGAAGAGGTGGAAAACGCCCTGTCGGCCGTTCGCCATGACGCGCAGACGTTGGAGCCGCTACGCAGACAGGTGGAAACCGCCCAGGAAGCGCTCGCGCTTTCAACGACGAGCTATACAGACGGCGCCTCGTCGCTGCTTGATGTCCTGGACGCGCAACGATCCGTCTCCGATGCTCAGGCAAGCCTCGCAGCCACCGTGCAGCAAGTTGCTAAGGATTATGTGGATCTTTATGTCGCCGTGGGTGCCGGCTATCTGTCCCGACAAGCGCCTGTCGCTTCCGAGCGAGCGGCGAAGTCGGGCTGATGGACCACCTGGCCACCCGCGGTGCAAGGCAAACGGCGCCTGCGGACCTTGGATTTCACGATTTTACTCAACTTTACACAGGCTTTACAGCCATTAACGTTGGCGTCTCTAAAACAGAACCCACAGTCCCGGTTCAAAAGATTCGCCAATGACCTTCAACGTTCAAGCAGTGGAAATTCCCGTGCAGGCGGCAATCTGCGCCGTCCTCTTCGCTTCGCTCTCCTCCTGCGCAAACGTCCCCTTACAGGAAGGGACGTCCCTTGGATCCTACACGGGAATGGTGGCATCGGGCGGCTCTCTGACCAAGGCGAAATTGCGCGTGAATTCGCCGGTCGTACTCGCCGCGCAGACAGTGCGCATCGTTCCCACCACGGTGGAAAGTGCTCGCGGCTCCTTCGACGCCAAAGACCTGGCACTCCTGACCAACGCCGTCGACCGGGCGCTGTGTATGGGCCTCAGCAATCGGTTCAAGGTCATGGGTCTAAACCAGCCGGCGGACCTCGTTGTCCACGCGATGGTCACCGACATCGTCGCGACGAACCAGGCGATCGCCGCGACCTCCACTGTCGCCACGCTCGGCGCTTCTGTGGCTCACGTTCCAATCCCGAGGATTCCGATCGGTCTCGGCGGTTTGTCGGCAGAAGCCGAAGCGGTCGGCCAGGACGGTTCTCAGCAGGCCGCGATGATCTGGTCACGCGGCGCGAACATGGTGACGACAAAGGCACGGATATCCGCGGTCGGGGATGCCTATTCCCTTTCATCAGCATTCGGCGCCGATTTCAGCCGCATGCTGGTGAAGGGTCAGGACCCGTTCAAGGGAACGTCGTCCACCCGGTTGATGCAAAAGATCAAGGCGGCATTCGGCAGCGAGCCGAAATACGATGCCTGCAAGGCATTTGGAGCTGCGCCCGGTATCAAAGGGGCGGTCGCCAGTCAGTTCGGTTTGCCGCCAAGCTGGAGCGACAAGGGTGCGACGGCCTCTCAATAGCTGCCGACAGTCCTCAATCACCCGCAGCGCCGGCGACTGCGGTACTTCAGCAAACAATCATGAAAGGACATCGACATGAAGAGATATCTACGATTTGCGGGGGCGGTCATCGCAGTTCTTGCGGCGAGTCCGTCGTCCTCAGCGCAGGAACAGTTCCTGCCGTCTGAGAAGGCCGCCGAAATCCTTGCCGATGGAGCGCCCTGGTCGGCACTTGCGCCGGATGGCAAGACTCTCAAATTCACTCTGAAGAAAGACGGCACCGGAAGCATTCGCGGCCCGTTGCCATTCACGCTCTCCATCACCTGGACGGTCAAGGACGACGCGATGTGCATATCCGGCAAGATGGGCACACGATGCCTTCGATTCCGGTCGGTTCCCGGCGGACTTCAGGGATGGGACGGTGAAAAACCGGACCTGAAGTTTAGCCGTTGATGGCAAGCCTGCCTCTGTGGCGCGTAACGAAGTTCAGGAAACAGATCACGCTTTTGAACGGCGTGGGTATGAGGAAGACTGATGAAATATCTCCGGATGTTCACCGCGATCTCGTTGCTGCTGGCAGTGCAATCGGCTGCCATGGCGCAAGTTGGGCCGCCCATTCCATCAATTCCAGGTCCTCTAGGGCCGCCACCGTTTGTCATGCCTCCTCCGCCTCCTCCGCCTCCTCCGCCGCCAGCTGAGGACTATTCGATCCGATATGACGGAAGACATTATGACTGGTGCGCGCGCCGTTATCGGTCGTATTCAGCCTATGATAATAGTTTTCAGCCCTACGGGGGCTCGCGCAGACAATGCTACTCCCCCTACAATTGAGTTGGCACGGCTCTCGCTTCGTTGGTGCGGTTTGCCCTATCGGCCTGATATCTCCGGGATGCGGCTCGCGAGCTTGAGATGTGGCAGGTCCAGCATGCGTCCGTCGAGCTGAATGACGCCTGCGTCGGGTCTGGCGGCAAAGGCGGCGGCCACTTTCCGCCCCGGCGATTTCGGATGAATCCGGCGTGAAGGCGTGATTGATCACTTCGACCTGGCTGGGTGGATGGCCATCACGCTGGAAAAGCCGTCGCGCCGCGGCATCGGGAGGGGAGTTCGAGCGACGCAGCTCCATCGCCTCAGTTTCCATGCAGGGTATCACCTATGAAGACGGGCTTCGGCATCGTCACCGTGTCATAGCCGAGATCGGCGACGAGCGCGCCGAGCGTGATGTCGCCGACCGAAAGGCCGACGGTGAGCGCAAAGGTGAAGGTGCCGTTTACGATGATCCGGCCGAATTCGGCGCCGGCCGCATAGTCGGCATCGAGATGCAGCGGTTGCGGATTGTGAGAGAGCGTCGTGAAGAGCAGCTTGTCGGCCTTGGTGACCGTGCGGCGGATGTCGTGGGCTATGCGGTCGCCGACCGTCCTCTCGTCGAAATAACGGCCGGCCATCAATTCTGCTCCTTCACAATGCTGACGATCAGCTGGTTTTCCGGGACCCTGACCCCGAGGAAACCTGCAATTTTTCGACGATGCCGTCGAAGGGCGCACGCAGCGAATGATCCATTTTCATCGCTTCGACTGTCAGCAGGCGGTCCCCCTTGGCGACACGATTGCCTTCGGCGACATCCACCGAAATGACGAGGCCGGGCATGGGCGAAAGGATCGCGCCATCGCTGGCACTCTGACTTGCCTCGACTTCGTTTGCGATGGGCAGGCTGATCGGCCAGGCATTGCCGGCGTCGAAAAGCATCGTCGTTTCACCGATCGTGACGGCATTTGCCTCAAGCTTCGGACCTGATTGCCCCCGAAGGAGGTGATCGCCGATACTGACGCGCACTCTATTATCATCCAGGCCGGCGATGCGGAACTCGGCAAGCGCGGACCAGGGAAGCCATCCGTATTTCTCGAAACCACAGTAGCCGCGGTGTCGATCGCGGCTTTGCTCGGCGCCGTCCCCACAAGCCTATCGCCATGGCGGTCGAGGTAGCCGGTATCGGACTCAGCAGCGCAAAAATCCGGATCGACGGCGATGCGGGCAAGCAGGCCGGCATTGGATGTGACCGGCCAGACCTCGATGCCGGCACACGCGGCTGCGAGCTTCGAAAGTGCGGCGTCGCGGTTCGGCCCATACGCAACGATCTTGGCAATCATCGGGTCATAGAAGGCGGGGACTTCATCCCCTTGCTCGACGCCGCCATCGACAAGGATTGTTTCTGGCAGTCGCAGAGGGCCGGGTGACGCCAGGGGTCTGGACCGCCGGGGCGATAGTGGTTATCTGCAGGGCTTGTTGCGATGCTGAAAACGTCGCCGAAACATCACCGCAGACACCCAAGGCCTCTCAAAGTGAAAAAAGTCCAGCGCAGCTTTGCCGTCGAGTATAGATCTGGTCGGCGAAAACTCAATTCCAATCCGAACTCGATCTGGGGAGACGTGGATCTCAAGTCCGTTGCGCAGGATCTGCAGGACGAGGCAATGCCATTCCTGCCGGAAACTTCCCAGGTTGGCAGCACCGGAATGTCTTTCGCCGGAGAACAACAGGCGGCGGCGTTGTTGACACCGCCGATTGAGCAGGAGACAAATGCATCGGCCTTACAGGAGACCATAATGGCCGACGACAACAATACGATGACTGACGCCGAGACGCCGGCCGTAGCGGCGCCCGCACCGAAGAAGGAGCGCAAACCTCGCGCCAGGAAGGCGGCGCCTGAGACGGCCTCAGCCGCAGTTTCGGCGCAGCCGGCAGCGGCTTCGAATGCCGCAGCTGGAAAGCCGAAGAGAGGACGCAAGGCAAAGTCTGACGAGGGTGTGACAAGCGTCAAACGTGCTCCGAAGGCCGTGCAGGCAGCGACCGCACCGTCGGTGGCGGCAGTCGATGAGTTTGCGGATCTTCTGCAGCTGGAAGAGGAAAACCAAAGACTGCGCAAGCTGCTGGCCGAGAAGCTCCGTGCTGAAAATGCCGATCTGCGAAAGCGGCTCAACCTCGGTTGATTGGCAGCAGCCGGTCAAGCGCCGGCCGCATTCTCATGCTTATCGAGACGAACATCTTGGCGGCGGCTAGTCCCGCCGCCAACGCTTTTGCTCGCAGCCTGCATGCGGGGTAGAATACGAGGTCGAATAAAATGGCGTCTCCATGGAAACTTCTTGCCCGGCTTGTGTCACCGCGACGTCAGCAGCGCCGAGAACACGGCCCGACCGATGACGTGAAGCCGGACGTATTGGCCATCGCCAAACCGACTGAAACGGCTGCCGACAACGGGCTCAACACCGCCGATCCTCGGGTCGACGAAAAACCCGCCCTTCACGATCAATCGGAGGCGGTGTCAGCGGGCCCGGATCATTCCGAAGAAACGGCAAGCGGTATCCATGGCGCGGCAGATACCGAAGGCGCCAGGCCCGTGGAGGTGGCTGATCCGGCCTTGTCCGATGAGGCCGGTACGGCCGAACACGACGCATTAAAACCCTCTCAGACTGGCGAAGGTGCAACGCGAAAGCGCAGCACCCGGGGCCAGAAAGCGGCAGGGGGTGAAGCCGTTCCGCCACCCTCTCCAGCCGTTCCGGCCGTTTCTGACGATGCAATCCGCCTTGATGAAGAGATCAGGCTGCTGCGGGACCAGCTGGCGCGCAAGCTTCAGCTGCAAAATGCACAACTGAGGAGGATGCTGGAGCGGTTCGAACGCTGAACGTGTCATTAACCGCTGCGCCCGACCGGCCAATATGCCCTCAGCCGGCACGACTATCGGACACCACCGTCAACGATATCTCCTGTCAGTCGTTGCAGCTCGAGAAAGAGAAAGCGGGTCTCAAGCAAGTTGACGATACGGAGCACGGTTTCGACCGCGTCCAGCGGCTTGACGAGAAAATCCTTGGCTCCCAATGACAATGCCCGGCGTCGCGTCGTTATTGACGTGTCCGCCGTCAGCACGACGATGGGAACAAAGTTATGCGGACCGACAAGACGGGAAAACGCCTCCAGCAATTGAAACCCGTCAATGTGCGGCATCATGAGATCTAGCAGCACGATATCGGGCTTTATGTCGCGGAACATGTCCAGCCCACTGCGCGGGTCGAATGTAGAACTCAGCCGTTGAAAGCCCTCGCGTTGCAGAAGGCGCGTCAAGAGGGCGACATTGGCCGCCTCGTCGTCGATGATGAGGACCTTTGCGTCGGCGGGAATTTCGATAGTCGTGTTCAATTGCATCCGATGGCTTCCACGGACTTTATAAAAAGGCGAAGGTCAAGCGGCTTGGTGAGATAGTTCGTGGCCCCGGCCATCATCGCCTTCTGCCGGGTCGCCACCGTGGCATCGGCACTGATTACCACGACCGGGATCGCGCGGGTCCTTCGATCGCTTCGCAACCGCTGAAGAACATCAAGGCCGCGCATATCCGGAAGATCGAGGTCGAGAAGGATGAGGCCCGGCTTGTGCTGCAGAGCCAGGGCCAGGCCCAGCTCACCAAGCATTGCCGGCATCACACGGCAGCCAAAACGG
This window harbors:
- a CDS encoding transcriptional regulator; amino-acid sequence: MKKVQRSFAVEYRSGRRKLNSNPNSIWGDVDLKSVAQDLQDEAMPFLPETSQVGSTGMSFAGEQQAAALLTPPIEQETNASALQETIMADDNNTMTDAETPAVAAPAPKKERKPRARKAAPETASAAVSAQPAAASNAAAGKPKRGRKAKSDEGVTSVKRAPKAVQAATAPSVAAVDEFADLLQLEEENQRLRKLLAEKLRAENADLRKRLNLG
- a CDS encoding efflux transporter outer membrane subunit, which gives rise to MTPSLCTRIPSLRYATSALTLLLAGCVSGPDHVPPQTPLPAKFKEGGGKSHGDVVTAQWWTAYRDEQLDSLVAQGLSENLDVLQAIESINAASANVTVAGAGGLPSLYVDASHTVSGEKGSERTTIGTTNTTGGEASLSWLLDLFGQYRRSRESAIASLGAAYATADDAKLSFLKDLVSSYVDARYYQQRVALSKANLKSRQETYELTQLQLKAGAASRLDVVQAEGLVRSTKADIPGLEQSFTVSAHHIALLLGMPAASLMNELQRSAGQPVFRGDIRAGIPADLIRNRPDIRKAERDLAAAVADIGAAEAQLYPSISLSGSISPSWVKSSGASGGTLTSWSFGPTLNLPIFDGGKLRANVDIEKSDAKTQYLAWKAAVLNGVEEVENALSAVRHDAQTLEPLRRQVETAQEALALSTTSYTDGASSLLDVLDAQRSVSDAQASLAATVQQVAKDYVDLYVAVGAGYLSRQAPVASERAAKSG
- a CDS encoding HAMP domain-containing sensor histidine kinase → MPRLFWKFFTTIWLTMAATVGVIFLLVIFLQGVPFARELEEERRAIALNLTANVLARDGEDAAAHFVRTSQETLPPGLTISKAAKADACAVPKAVDTRSVLKDGVCYQISLPAQATFTFENFGPFLPWLTILISSTISAGALARYLIRPVVHLRDGLSALANGRFDFRIGDKMAGRKDEVTALAHDFDSSAARLQELQDAQQRLFHDVSHELRSPLSRLQAAVGVLRQSPAKLGAMLDRMDREVERLDALVGEVLTLARLTAGSSRPLKTHTLDVIELLNEILGDAAFEAQAREVSITTSVEGTFRAEVEGELIYRALENVVRNALKYTAEHSRISVACEATADRLKICVTDQGPGVRRDELERIFQPFSRGTEAVPRGGYGLGLAITRQAIERHGGRVHASLPDTGGLAITLELPRKPMPYGLADDHAWRPLDEA
- a CDS encoding response regulator, translated to MNTTIEIPADAKVLIIDDEAANVALLTRLLQREGFQRLSSTFDPRSGLDMFRDIKPDIVLLDLMMPHIDGFQLLEAFSRLVGPHNFVPIVVLTADTSITTRRRALSLGAKDFLVKPLDAVETVLRIVNLLETRFLFLELQRLTGDIVDGGVR
- a CDS encoding DUF3313 domain-containing protein, which produces MTFNVQAVEIPVQAAICAVLFASLSSCANVPLQEGTSLGSYTGMVASGGSLTKAKLRVNSPVVLAAQTVRIVPTTVESARGSFDAKDLALLTNAVDRALCMGLSNRFKVMGLNQPADLVVHAMVTDIVATNQAIAATSTVATLGASVAHVPIPRIPIGLGGLSAEAEAVGQDGSQQAAMIWSRGANMVTTKARISAVGDAYSLSSAFGADFSRMLVKGQDPFKGTSSTRLMQKIKAAFGSEPKYDACKAFGAAPGIKGAVASQFGLPPSWSDKGATASQ
- a CDS encoding BA14K family protein, which gives rise to MPPPPPPPPPPPAEDYSIRYDGRHYDWCARRYRSYSAYDNSFQPYGGSRRQCYSPYN